A stretch of the Paenibacillus dendritiformis genome encodes the following:
- a CDS encoding TIGR02452 family protein produces the protein MKRKGIAQDTLRYMRQGYYEMNGRRIDFAAAQQYSEDNSALITPEEGAGLVRNGTPPSAGKPAVQTVINEATVQAVLDFARAGAERVGVLNFASAKNPGGGFLNGAMAQEESLAASSGLYATQLRHEGYYRANRACKSMMYTDHAIYSPDVVFFRDKRFELLEQPVTASVLTLPAVNYGQVLLKGEDPEQAQRVMRDRMRLALAIFADRGDRNLVLGAYGCGVFRNDPELVAAWWHELLMNEGYGRFFERIVYAVMDRSKDGKCIRAFDSRFGSQVG, from the coding sequence ATGAAACGAAAGGGAATCGCACAAGATACGCTGCGCTATATGCGGCAAGGATATTATGAAATGAACGGGCGGCGGATTGATTTCGCCGCGGCCCAGCAATATTCGGAGGACAACAGCGCGCTCATTACCCCCGAAGAGGGGGCCGGGCTGGTGAGGAACGGTACGCCGCCTTCCGCCGGGAAGCCGGCGGTGCAAACGGTTATCAACGAGGCGACGGTGCAGGCTGTTCTTGATTTCGCCCGGGCCGGCGCCGAACGGGTCGGCGTGCTCAACTTCGCCAGCGCCAAAAATCCGGGCGGGGGCTTCCTGAACGGGGCGATGGCGCAGGAGGAGAGCCTCGCCGCATCAAGCGGCCTGTACGCCACGCAGCTTCGCCATGAGGGCTATTATCGGGCCAACCGGGCCTGCAAATCGATGATGTATACCGACCATGCCATCTACTCGCCGGACGTGGTGTTTTTCCGCGACAAGCGGTTCGAGCTGCTGGAGCAGCCGGTGACCGCCTCGGTGTTGACGCTGCCGGCAGTGAATTACGGGCAGGTGCTGCTCAAGGGCGAGGATCCGGAGCAAGCGCAGCGGGTCATGCGAGACCGCATGCGGCTCGCGCTGGCGATCTTCGCCGATCGGGGGGACCGCAATCTAGTCTTGGGCGCCTACGGGTGCGGCGTGTTCCGCAATGATCCGGAGCTGGTCGCCGCCTGGTGGCACGAACTGCTCATGAACGAAGGCTACGGACGGTTCTTCGAGCGTATTGTGTACGCCGTAATGGATAGATCCAAGGACGGAAAATGCATTCGTGCGTTTGACAGCCGCTTCGGAAGTCAAGTAGGCTAG
- a CDS encoding NADAR family protein, whose product MIYNIETLRKAYNAGQKFKYVFFWGHTPPADGSVNQSCFSQWWMSEFTVGGERYSCAEQYMMAEKARLFGDEEMKAAIMNAKHPKEMKAYGRAVKNFDKDIWERNCYEIVKRGNAAKFSQNPELWNFLKTTKNRIIVEASPRDRIWGIGMGKSNPDAENPMKWRGRNGLGFALTEIRDQLLAQEGE is encoded by the coding sequence ATGATCTACAACATTGAAACGCTGCGGAAGGCTTATAACGCAGGGCAGAAATTCAAATATGTGTTCTTCTGGGGACATACGCCGCCGGCAGACGGCAGCGTCAACCAGAGCTGCTTCAGCCAATGGTGGATGAGCGAATTCACCGTCGGCGGCGAGCGCTATTCCTGCGCGGAACAGTATATGATGGCGGAGAAGGCGCGCCTGTTCGGGGACGAGGAGATGAAGGCGGCGATTATGAACGCGAAGCATCCGAAAGAGATGAAAGCTTACGGCCGCGCCGTGAAAAACTTCGACAAGGACATATGGGAGCGCAACTGCTATGAGATCGTGAAGCGGGGCAACGCGGCCAAGTTTTCGCAAAATCCGGAGCTGTGGAATTTTCTGAAAACGACGAAAAACCGGATCATCGTGGAAGCAAGCCCGCGCGACCGCATCTGGGGAATCGGGATGGGAAAGAGCAATCCGGATGCGGAGAATCCGATGAAATGGCGGGGCCGCAACGGGCTGGGCTTCGCATTGACCGAGATCCGGGATCAGCTCTTGGCACAAGAAGGGGAGTAG
- a CDS encoding NUDIX hydrolase, whose protein sequence is MELRDRNGLTEREFLEQYRAGDYERPSVATDMVIFTVTDTAEENYRKLPEKELRILLIQRGGHPYLGQWALPGGFVRPAETTEQAAQRELREETGVDNVYLEQLYTFSEPGRDPRTWVMSCSYMALIDSSQVQVEAGDDADNAAWFQVSYRLLRESKELLEAGYVKTRQYELRLVNGDDALTAVVERKITSTDTVYATEYAIVSNEGLAFDHAKIIACAIERLRGKVEYTDIALHLMPKLFTLTELQQVYEVILDRELLKAAFRRKVAQLVEETDHYTENAGHRPSRLYRRSWESI, encoded by the coding sequence ATGGAGCTGCGGGATCGCAACGGGCTGACGGAACGGGAGTTCCTGGAGCAATACCGCGCGGGGGATTATGAGCGCCCGTCGGTCGCTACGGATATGGTCATCTTCACGGTGACGGATACGGCGGAGGAGAATTACCGCAAGCTCCCGGAGAAGGAGCTGCGCATCCTGCTTATTCAGCGCGGCGGGCATCCTTATCTGGGGCAGTGGGCGCTGCCGGGCGGGTTCGTACGGCCCGCGGAGACGACGGAGCAGGCGGCGCAGCGGGAGCTGCGGGAGGAGACGGGCGTGGACAACGTCTACCTGGAGCAATTGTATACGTTCAGCGAGCCCGGCCGCGACCCGCGGACGTGGGTGATGAGCTGCTCGTATATGGCGCTCATCGACAGCAGCCAGGTCCAGGTGGAAGCGGGAGACGACGCCGACAACGCCGCCTGGTTCCAGGTCTCTTACCGGCTGCTGCGGGAGTCGAAGGAGCTGCTGGAGGCCGGCTACGTCAAGACGCGGCAGTACGAGTTAAGGCTGGTCAACGGAGACGACGCTTTGACCGCCGTCGTGGAACGGAAGATCACGTCGACGGATACGGTCTATGCCACCGAATATGCCATCGTCTCCAATGAAGGGCTGGCCTTCGACCATGCGAAGATTATCGCGTGCGCCATCGAGCGGCTGCGGGGGAAGGTGGAGTATACGGACATTGCGCTGCATCTGATGCCGAAGCTGTTCACCTTGACGGAATTGCAGCAAGTATACGAGGTCATTCTCGACCGTGAGCTGCTGAAGGCCGCATTCCGGAGGAAGGTGGCCCAACTCGTCGAGGAGACGGATCACTATACGGAGAATGCCGGTCACCGCCCGTCGCGGCTGTACCGGAGAAGCTGGGAGTCGATATGA
- a CDS encoding helix-turn-helix domain-containing protein, whose translation MLLKLIGERLRYLRKRNNLTQEELAEKAGLNSSYIGSVERGDRNISIETLEKLIHGLNVTPAEMFQLHEIDVLSSNLEDAHLLEIVNSLLYNRTLEEKKLIYRIIKDVLETLDSKAQ comes from the coding sequence TTGTTGTTGAAGTTGATTGGCGAGAGATTACGGTATTTGAGAAAGCGAAATAACCTTACGCAAGAAGAATTAGCGGAAAAAGCAGGACTCAATTCCTCCTATATAGGCTCTGTCGAGCGGGGAGATCGCAATATTTCGATAGAAACGTTGGAGAAGCTGATCCATGGTCTCAATGTAACGCCTGCGGAAATGTTTCAATTGCACGAGATAGACGTGTTATCTTCCAATTTGGAAGATGCGCATTTGCTTGAAATCGTAAATTCATTACTTTATAACCGGACCTTGGAAGAAAAGAAACTGATCTATCGCATTATTAAAGATGTTTTGGAAACGCTGGATTCGAAAGCGCAATGA
- a CDS encoding zinc ribbon domain-containing protein YjdM — translation MSNLPNCPQCNSEYTYEDGHLLVCPECAHEWTPGAEAEANEDGRVIRDANGNVLSDGDSVTVIKDLKVKGSSSVVKIGTKVKNIRLVDGDHDIECKIDGFGAMKLKSEFVKKI, via the coding sequence ATGTCTAATTTGCCGAACTGCCCACAGTGCAATTCTGAATATACCTACGAGGATGGACATCTGTTGGTCTGTCCGGAATGTGCGCATGAGTGGACGCCAGGGGCCGAAGCGGAAGCTAACGAGGATGGACGGGTCATCCGGGATGCCAATGGAAATGTCCTGAGCGATGGGGATTCCGTAACCGTGATTAAAGATTTGAAAGTCAAAGGAAGCTCATCCGTTGTGAAAATCGGAACAAAAGTAAAAAATATACGCTTGGTCGATGGAGACCATGATATTGAGTGCAAAATCGACGGCTTTGGAGCGATGAAGTTAAAATCGGAATTCGTGAAAAAGATCTAG
- a CDS encoding lysoplasmalogenase — protein sequence MKTCAAGMRNRIYGIAFPWNIVMKGEVPVVKYRLPALIVVMGILYIFVIPGEPEAVKILFKLIPMWLIIAYGYLHMPSSRQRCHWMIGLGLFFCMLGDGLLVWFTVGLFAFLIGHLFYVTAFISRWRFSVIRFFMLIPILAYASFMSWHLIEALIRADNYVLAASVLFYIIVISFMAWSAIMTGNKPATAGALLFAASDSILAWDRFVSEVVFAGPLIMITYYAAQFLIASSLRTIAEDHRSAAICTADRVEN from the coding sequence ATGAAGACATGTGCCGCAGGCATGCGGAATAGGATATACGGAATCGCTTTTCCATGGAATATCGTCATGAAGGGAGAGGTTCCTGTGGTGAAGTATAGGCTGCCCGCACTTATCGTTGTCATGGGTATCCTTTATATTTTCGTGATTCCTGGCGAGCCGGAAGCCGTCAAGATTCTGTTCAAATTAATTCCGATGTGGCTGATTATCGCTTACGGCTATCTTCACATGCCTTCCAGCCGTCAGAGATGCCATTGGATGATCGGACTCGGGCTGTTTTTCTGCATGCTGGGCGACGGACTGTTGGTCTGGTTCACGGTTGGCCTGTTTGCGTTCCTCATCGGACATTTGTTCTATGTGACCGCTTTTATAAGCAGATGGCGCTTCTCCGTCATTCGCTTCTTCATGCTCATTCCCATCCTGGCCTATGCTTCGTTCATGAGCTGGCATCTGATTGAAGCGCTGATTCGCGCCGATAATTACGTCTTGGCTGCATCGGTGCTTTTCTATATTATCGTCATTTCCTTCATGGCTTGGTCCGCGATCATGACCGGAAATAAGCCGGCGACGGCCGGCGCTTTGCTGTTTGCGGCATCGGACTCCATTTTGGCGTGGGATAGATTTGTATCCGAGGTCGTCTTCGCAGGGCCGTTGATTATGATAACGTATTACGCGGCCCAATTCCTGATTGCCTCCAGCCTGAGAACGATCGCGGAAGACCACCGCAGCGCCGCCATCTGCACAGCCGACCGTGTAGAAAACTAA
- a CDS encoding Bax inhibitor-1/YccA family membrane protein, with protein sequence MIGRSGNPTLNENTFENSGHYNGQETMTIGGTVNKSFMTLALLVAAAVISWTMFFNGYEMLPYMVGGAIGGLILALIISFKPSTAPILTPVYAIAEGLFLGALSAKYESLYYGITLQAALLTMCVFMGMLLAYKTGLIKASAGFKRGVFAATAGIAIVYLLSFVLRMFGVTVPYLHDSTPIGIGISVVIVIIAALNFVLDFNFIEEGAQQGAPKYMEWYGAFGLLVTLVWLYIEIVRLLAKLANRD encoded by the coding sequence TTGATTGGTCGCAGCGGAAATCCGACGCTCAACGAAAACACGTTTGAGAATAGCGGACATTACAATGGACAAGAGACGATGACGATCGGCGGGACGGTGAACAAATCGTTCATGACGCTGGCGCTGCTCGTGGCGGCAGCCGTGATCTCTTGGACTATGTTCTTCAATGGGTACGAAATGTTGCCTTATATGGTAGGCGGAGCGATTGGCGGCTTGATTCTGGCGCTGATTATCAGCTTCAAGCCTTCGACGGCGCCGATTTTGACGCCTGTCTATGCCATTGCGGAAGGGTTGTTCCTTGGCGCGCTGTCAGCCAAGTACGAATCATTGTACTACGGCATTACTCTCCAGGCGGCTTTGCTGACGATGTGCGTGTTCATGGGCATGCTGCTTGCCTACAAGACGGGCCTAATCAAGGCGTCGGCAGGCTTCAAGCGCGGCGTATTCGCCGCGACGGCAGGAATCGCGATTGTCTATCTGCTCAGCTTTGTGCTGCGGATGTTTGGCGTCACGGTGCCTTATTTGCATGACAGCACCCCGATCGGCATCGGGATATCGGTCGTTATCGTCATTATCGCAGCCCTGAACTTCGTGCTGGACTTTAACTTCATCGAAGAAGGAGCGCAGCAGGGCGCGCCGAAATATATGGAGTGGTACGGGGCATTCGGCTTGCTCGTGACCCTCGTATGGCTGTACATCGAGATTGTCCGGCTCCTGGCCAAGCTGGCGAACCGGGATTAA
- a CDS encoding DUF418 domain-containing protein, which translates to MEERKARIRLLDILRGFAILGTLGTNIWIFAHLGDLSYITTYEYAGWWKPDDLLRMIALFLVNGKLLGLLTIMFGVGMELKYQQAMRTGKAWPGVYMWVLIILFMEGLLHFALVMEFDILMSYGITGMIAAFIVRGGDRLISMTMRWIGSVHGGIILAILLLSLISPKMSMGSFDQIVALYQDGSWLEQIQYRLSYFFPLRLEAILVIPMNVFLFLLGVRLMRSGVFAQDENGAKQRKKLMKLGIFLGLPLNLLIFIPGGAFDLPVRYLFAPFLSLGYIALIGKMIQYTKWNWLWRLLEHAGKMSLSCYVMQNIIASVLFYGWGFALGGKLNSWEIIGIWIGISIFQLWFASTWLRVFKLGPMESVRRRAVGLFESR; encoded by the coding sequence GTGGAGGAGCGCAAAGCGCGAATTCGGCTGCTGGATATTCTGCGAGGGTTCGCCATCCTGGGAACGTTAGGGACGAACATCTGGATATTCGCGCACTTAGGAGATTTATCTTATATTACGACGTATGAGTATGCCGGCTGGTGGAAGCCCGATGATCTGCTCAGGATGATCGCGTTATTTCTCGTGAACGGGAAGCTGCTTGGCTTGCTGACGATTATGTTCGGTGTAGGAATGGAATTAAAGTATCAGCAAGCGATGCGCACAGGGAAAGCTTGGCCGGGAGTTTATATGTGGGTCCTCATCATCTTGTTCATGGAAGGCTTGCTTCATTTCGCCCTGGTCATGGAGTTCGACATCCTCATGAGCTACGGAATCACCGGCATGATCGCAGCCTTCATCGTGCGAGGCGGCGACCGCCTTATATCGATGACGATGAGATGGATTGGCAGCGTCCATGGGGGCATCATCTTGGCCATCCTGCTTCTTTCCTTGATATCTCCCAAGATGTCGATGGGGAGCTTCGATCAGATTGTCGCGCTCTATCAAGACGGTTCTTGGCTGGAGCAAATCCAATATCGGCTGTCTTATTTCTTCCCGCTTCGCTTGGAAGCCATTCTCGTGATTCCGATGAATGTCTTTCTATTCTTGCTTGGCGTTCGTCTTATGCGCTCAGGGGTCTTTGCCCAAGATGAGAACGGCGCAAAACAGCGTAAAAAACTCATGAAACTGGGCATTTTTCTTGGTCTGCCGCTGAACCTGTTGATTTTTATCCCCGGAGGCGCCTTTGATCTGCCTGTGCGCTATCTATTTGCTCCCTTCCTCTCACTTGGGTATATAGCACTCATTGGGAAAATGATACAATATACGAAGTGGAACTGGCTGTGGCGCCTGCTTGAACATGCCGGAAAGATGTCTTTAAGCTGCTATGTCATGCAAAATATAATCGCTTCTGTTCTTTTTTACGGTTGGGGCTTTGCTCTAGGCGGAAAGCTGAATTCCTGGGAAATTATAGGAATCTGGATCGGCATCTCGATCTTCCAGCTATGGTTTGCCTCAACATGGCTTCGTGTCTTCAAGCTCGGGCCGATGGAATCGGTCCGCAGACGCGCAGTGGGACTCTTCGAATCCAGATAA
- a CDS encoding sensor histidine kinase yields MIFKIYPREQIKNYLLIDVIAIVYLFYMVLSSSSNPGLLGSLLLLLSFLVSFYFALWLRNGYLLAAVLAGLATTALIGFYIDPHLLLFGFIFADLIGKSKSKWHIGIGVAAIGLMFILVYWERTDDNFLFLPLMIVQMLLPIVIYIMAKAKRLQSKLDAANQQLEKYIQQEERQRIARDLHDTLGQTLMMIKLKCELASKWVDKNPSQAKEELKDILYTSRIALKQVRELVSDLKFISLANEIEHSRKLLHTAGIDLEIVKDGMPPLLASVEETMIALAVREAATNIVKHSQAKKCTIRLETMNNLYCVSITDDGVGLLPSGTGHGIQSMKERLQALHGTFTVDSSPGRGTVISMQLPLRQHGKENPAP; encoded by the coding sequence ATGATATTCAAGATTTACCCGAGAGAACAAATCAAAAATTATTTGCTCATCGATGTGATCGCGATCGTGTATTTATTTTATATGGTTCTCAGCTCCAGTTCGAATCCGGGTCTCTTGGGAAGTCTCCTTCTTCTGCTTTCTTTTCTTGTTTCCTTTTATTTCGCACTGTGGCTGCGGAATGGATATCTACTGGCAGCCGTTCTAGCCGGTCTTGCCACGACGGCTCTGATCGGTTTCTATATCGACCCGCACCTTTTACTCTTTGGTTTTATATTTGCCGATCTGATTGGAAAGTCGAAGTCTAAGTGGCATATTGGTATCGGGGTTGCAGCCATTGGCCTCATGTTTATCTTGGTGTATTGGGAGAGGACGGACGACAATTTTCTATTCCTGCCTCTCATGATCGTTCAAATGCTCCTCCCTATCGTCATTTATATCATGGCAAAGGCAAAGCGCCTGCAAAGCAAGCTGGATGCCGCCAATCAACAGCTGGAAAAGTACATTCAACAGGAGGAAAGGCAGCGGATTGCGAGGGATCTACATGACACGCTCGGGCAAACCCTCATGATGATTAAACTGAAATGCGAGCTGGCCTCGAAGTGGGTAGATAAGAATCCATCGCAGGCCAAGGAAGAGCTCAAGGATATACTGTACACATCAAGAATCGCCTTGAAGCAGGTGAGAGAACTGGTTTCCGATTTGAAGTTCATCTCTCTGGCGAATGAAATCGAGCATTCCCGCAAGCTGCTGCATACGGCAGGCATTGATCTGGAGATCGTGAAAGATGGAATGCCTCCCCTGCTCGCAAGCGTAGAAGAAACGATGATTGCCCTCGCTGTTCGGGAAGCGGCGACCAATATTGTCAAACACAGTCAAGCAAAGAAATGTACAATCCGGCTGGAAACGATGAATAATCTGTATTGTGTATCGATAACGGATGACGGAGTCGGCCTGTTGCCTTCAGGAACCGGACATGGAATTCAGTCGATGAAAGAGCGGTTGCAAGCTCTTCATGGAACCTTTACGGTAGACAGCTCGCCTGGGAGGGGAACGGTTATTTCAATGCAGCTTCCGCTTCGTCAACACGGAAAGGAGAATCCTGCCCCATGA
- a CDS encoding response regulator transcription factor yields MIRVVIAEDQQMLRGAFATLLTFEPDIEVLAEVPDGKQAWEAIQRHQPDVCILDIEIPLINGLALAEQIRNAGMPCKIMIVTTFARPGYLQKAIEAQVNGYLLKDEPIEHLIESIRRVMAGERVISTDLAAALFMKEENPLSDREAEMLRLTKAGMTTSDISKALFLTKGTVRNYLSSAIQKLEAESRQQAVNIADEKGWL; encoded by the coding sequence ATGATTCGAGTCGTCATTGCCGAAGATCAGCAGATGCTGCGCGGCGCCTTCGCCACCTTGCTCACATTCGAACCCGATATTGAAGTGCTGGCTGAAGTGCCGGACGGGAAGCAAGCCTGGGAGGCGATACAGCGGCATCAGCCTGATGTGTGCATACTGGACATTGAGATCCCTCTCATCAACGGCCTTGCGTTGGCTGAACAAATCAGAAATGCCGGCATGCCCTGCAAAATCATGATCGTGACTACGTTTGCCCGTCCCGGCTACTTACAAAAAGCGATCGAGGCTCAGGTGAATGGCTACTTGTTAAAAGATGAACCGATTGAACATCTGATTGAGTCCATTCGCCGAGTCATGGCGGGGGAACGGGTGATCAGCACCGATTTGGCCGCAGCGCTTTTTATGAAAGAAGAGAATCCGTTAAGCGACAGGGAGGCGGAGATGCTGCGCCTCACCAAGGCGGGCATGACGACAAGCGATATCAGCAAGGCTCTCTTCTTAACGAAGGGGACCGTGCGGAACTATTTGTCCTCCGCGATTCAGAAGCTGGAAGCGGAATCGAGGCAGCAAGCGGTGAATATTGCCGATGAGAAGGGCTGGCTCTAA
- a CDS encoding diphthine--ammonia ligase has translation MTETADWKNGARGQKFVASFSGGKDSTLALYKAMEVGEAIGLIVMLEEEGQRSRSHGMPPEVVQAQAEAIGLPVYTAATSWADYEKNFMILLATAKSEGAEVLVTGDLDVPAHGCWHDRVTKNAGLKLGMPLWEMDHLEAVRQFIDLGFVTMLVTVNLSLGMREDDLGRVLTHEYVEELLARGIDPCGEGGEFHTTVIDGPLFRQPIPVRKGEILKNGEYAFLPLELDKP, from the coding sequence ATGACTGAAACAGCAGATTGGAAAAACGGCGCCCGCGGGCAGAAATTTGTCGCTTCCTTCAGCGGAGGGAAAGACAGCACGCTGGCGCTATACAAAGCGATGGAGGTTGGTGAAGCCATTGGCCTGATCGTTATGCTGGAGGAAGAAGGGCAGCGCTCCCGCTCGCATGGCATGCCGCCCGAGGTGGTACAAGCCCAAGCGGAAGCTATCGGCTTGCCTGTATATACGGCCGCCACGAGTTGGGCGGATTATGAGAAGAACTTTATGATCCTGTTGGCCACAGCGAAAAGCGAAGGAGCGGAAGTGTTGGTCACCGGCGACCTGGATGTGCCCGCGCATGGCTGCTGGCATGACAGAGTAACGAAAAATGCGGGCCTAAAGCTGGGGATGCCCCTCTGGGAGATGGATCATCTGGAAGCGGTCCGGCAGTTCATCGATCTCGGCTTCGTGACGATGCTGGTGACCGTGAATTTATCGTTAGGCATGCGGGAGGACGACCTGGGCCGAGTGCTGACCCACGAGTATGTGGAGGAGCTTCTCGCCCGCGGCATCGATCCTTGCGGAGAAGGCGGCGAGTTCCACACGACCGTCATCGACGGGCCATTGTTCAGACAACCCATCCCCGTTCGCAAAGGCGAGATATTAAAAAACGGCGAATATGCGTTTTTGCCTTTGGAGCTGGACAAGCCTTGA
- a CDS encoding AbrB/MazE/SpoVT family DNA-binding domain-containing protein: MKGPKRLICLGSKSRRKRKIVIPKEAREIFEIEPGDTLLLLGDEEQGIAIVKGGKFTELANKIFGAHEDGGR; this comes from the coding sequence ATGAAAGGACCAAAAAGGCTAATATGCTTGGGCAGCAAAAGTCGGAGAAAAAGAAAAATCGTCATTCCAAAGGAAGCGCGGGAGATCTTTGAAATTGAACCCGGCGACACGCTGCTTCTTCTTGGTGACGAGGAACAAGGCATAGCCATCGTGAAGGGCGGTAAGTTTACGGAGTTGGCCAACAAAATTTTCGGTGCCCATGAGGATGGGGGAAGGTGA